From Medicago truncatula cultivar Jemalong A17 chromosome 7, MtrunA17r5.0-ANR, whole genome shotgun sequence, a single genomic window includes:
- the LOC120577086 gene encoding uncharacterized protein, translating to MRIRKGLIEDGSATNTSSSCGEIFRDKDAKFLLCFAENTGIGSAYHAELSGAMRAIEIAVQHQWTSLWLEFDSTLVVNAFKNHSLVPWRLRNRWTNCMLSISSMNFLVTHIYREGNSCADALANFGLSLDTNYLARDPYVH from the exons ATGCGAATCAGAAAAGGCTTGATTGAAG ATGGCTCAGCAACCAACACGTCATCATCCTGTGGTGAAATCTTCAGGGACAAAGACGCTAAGTTCTTGCTTTGCTTTGCTGAAAACACTGGTATTGGTAGTGCATACCATGCTGAACTTTCAGGGGCTATGAGAGCAATAGAGATTGCAGTGCAGCATCAGTGGACCTCTCTCTGGTTGGAATTTGATTCAACCCTTGTTGTTAATGCTTTCAAAAATCACTCCCTCGTTCCTTGGAGACTCAGAAACCGCTGGACTAATTGTATGCTTAGCATCAGCTCCATGAACTTCTTGGTAACTCATATATATAGAGAAGGTAATAGTTGTGCTGATGCACTAGCTAATTTTGGTCTTTCACTTGATACTAACTATTTGGCTAGAGATCCCTATGTGCATTAG